A genomic window from Catalinimonas alkaloidigena includes:
- a CDS encoding TspO/MBR family protein, with amino-acid sequence MTLTTQLRSLLNDMRPGASKPTVKWWHGALFLGAVSVIGRISTGSIKDNKEQDEFYEKEKTPPWSPPAWLFGVAWPLNNIALTWGGLRLLNEGKTLKNRNALLALQGVHWLIFMTFGWAYFRKKSPVLALAWTQADTLVALSSLTLAYRDDRKLAWAYLPLSLWTSFASSVAWYQALYNPDPYLETEPLAEELPELVS; translated from the coding sequence ATGACACTGACCACACAACTCCGTTCGCTCCTGAACGACATGCGCCCAGGCGCCTCAAAACCCACCGTCAAGTGGTGGCATGGTGCGCTTTTTCTCGGAGCCGTTTCCGTCATAGGACGCATTTCGACGGGTAGCATCAAAGACAATAAAGAACAAGACGAATTTTACGAGAAAGAAAAGACGCCACCGTGGTCGCCGCCTGCTTGGTTGTTCGGGGTGGCGTGGCCCCTCAACAACATTGCCCTGACCTGGGGTGGGTTGCGTCTGCTCAACGAAGGCAAAACCCTCAAGAACCGGAACGCCCTCCTGGCCTTGCAGGGGGTTCACTGGCTGATCTTCATGACGTTCGGGTGGGCTTATTTCCGGAAGAAGAGTCCGGTGCTGGCCCTGGCCTGGACGCAAGCCGATACGCTGGTGGCGCTGTCGAGCCTGACGCTGGCCTACCGCGACGATCGGAAATTGGCCTGGGCCTACCTGCCGCTGAGCCTCTGGACGTCGTTTGCCAGTTCGGTGGCGTGGTACCAGGCGCTCTACAACCCCGATCCGTACCTGGAAACCGAACCTTTGGCAGAAGAATTGCCGGAACTGGTCTCCTGA
- a CDS encoding DUF5060 domain-containing protein, giving the protein MNHHYLLVCVWLLLTTSAHAVDITDVAFTATTVPVFGRAEATFSLSTSYTNPYDPDEVQVDALISTPSGATLTMPCFYHVPTTFNATGDGWNAPDVNAATWQLRFTPMEVGAYSVTIQVTEASGLAGTSAPVTLDATDEGAAPGFVRLDATNPQFMRFDNGVPYYPVGLNVSWNSGNLAGFYHDYLDHFAPGEITWMRYWLAGFARQAIEWGPNHWSNVYAGLGRYSPEASVLLDSVLNLCAEKGIYLQLVLQHHGQVSTNVNPNWDENPYNSANGGYLSNPADFFTNADAIAQTKKLYRYIVARWGYSPNILSWELFNEVEYTDGTDAAIDAWHNTMSTYLHDLDPHGHLVSTSTGQDNSTMPLLQDNAALDQVQYHIYASNVEQVIYNQGRSFIEEFDKPVLCGEFGTNNDYTGTNHPDRWGDHVRKTQWIGAMSENPSLFWYWDYVDRADWYGLFAPLSSYWQGEDVVMHTGGQAQQFGFTQAANATTTLTLVPGNANWDGYNDPNPFVIDVQADGSTNPLAGFSSYLQGSWRADRNREVQIQITLQDTSTLQLVVAEVSASGSKIIDVYDGNNLLTSWTMTAGGTYALPGLTAGTHTFRLYNRGEDWINLASLRFTNVAINQARAYGYQGPEHAYGYVTDQSYGEWADPATVAPLAGVKIRLAGMTPFQDYVGDFYDPKTGQAMGSAPVALVEGSTDLELALPPFVKDVAFKVHPGTTSRADDAAPEDRQRLRLYPNPATQSTVRVRFSSEASGLVALEVFTPVGTRIFATPVGVQTGQNEVSLEVATWPVGLYFVRIGDGAKALTGKLLKQ; this is encoded by the coding sequence ATGAACCACCACTACCTTTTGGTATGCGTCTGGCTTCTGCTGACGACGAGTGCTCACGCCGTGGACATCACGGACGTAGCCTTTACCGCCACCACCGTGCCCGTCTTTGGACGCGCCGAGGCCACGTTTTCCCTCAGCACCTCTTACACAAACCCGTACGACCCCGACGAGGTGCAAGTCGACGCGCTCATCTCCACTCCATCGGGTGCTACGCTGACCATGCCCTGCTTTTACCACGTTCCGACCACGTTCAACGCAACCGGCGACGGCTGGAATGCCCCTGACGTGAATGCGGCCACCTGGCAGCTCCGCTTCACTCCGATGGAGGTGGGTGCCTATTCCGTTACGATCCAGGTCACCGAAGCCTCCGGCCTTGCGGGCACGTCGGCTCCGGTTACGCTAGACGCTACCGACGAAGGCGCAGCGCCGGGTTTTGTGCGGCTGGACGCCACCAACCCGCAATTTATGCGCTTCGACAACGGCGTTCCCTATTACCCCGTCGGGCTCAACGTTTCGTGGAACAGCGGCAACCTGGCCGGTTTTTACCACGACTATCTGGACCACTTCGCACCGGGCGAAATAACCTGGATGCGTTACTGGCTCGCCGGCTTCGCGCGACAGGCGATCGAATGGGGTCCGAACCACTGGTCTAACGTCTACGCAGGGCTGGGCCGCTACAGCCCGGAAGCGTCGGTGTTGCTCGATTCCGTCCTGAACCTGTGCGCCGAGAAGGGCATCTACCTGCAACTGGTGCTGCAACACCACGGGCAGGTCTCGACGAACGTCAACCCTAACTGGGACGAAAACCCCTACAACAGTGCCAACGGTGGCTACCTCAGCAATCCGGCTGATTTCTTTACCAACGCCGACGCCATCGCCCAGACGAAGAAGCTATACCGCTACATCGTGGCGCGGTGGGGCTACTCACCGAACATCCTCAGTTGGGAACTCTTTAACGAAGTGGAATACACCGATGGCACCGATGCCGCCATCGACGCATGGCACAACACGATGAGCACCTACCTGCACGATCTCGACCCGCACGGGCACCTGGTCAGCACCAGCACCGGACAAGACAACTCCACCATGCCGCTGTTGCAGGACAACGCCGCGCTCGATCAGGTACAGTACCACATTTACGCCAGCAACGTCGAACAGGTCATCTACAACCAGGGACGAAGTTTTATCGAGGAATTTGACAAGCCGGTGCTTTGTGGCGAGTTCGGTACAAACAACGACTACACCGGCACCAACCACCCCGACCGCTGGGGCGACCATGTCCGGAAAACGCAGTGGATCGGCGCCATGAGCGAAAACCCCAGCCTGTTCTGGTATTGGGATTACGTAGACCGGGCCGACTGGTACGGCCTGTTCGCGCCGCTGTCGTCGTACTGGCAGGGCGAAGACGTGGTGATGCATACCGGCGGACAGGCCCAGCAATTCGGGTTTACGCAGGCTGCCAACGCCACCACGACCCTGACGCTGGTACCCGGCAACGCCAACTGGGATGGCTACAACGACCCGAATCCGTTCGTGATCGACGTACAGGCCGACGGCAGCACCAACCCTCTGGCGGGGTTCAGCTCCTACCTGCAAGGCTCCTGGCGCGCCGACCGCAACCGGGAAGTACAGATTCAGATTACGCTGCAAGACACCAGCACACTGCAGTTGGTGGTGGCCGAAGTGTCGGCTTCCGGGAGTAAGATCATCGACGTGTACGACGGAAACAACCTGCTCACCTCCTGGACCATGACGGCGGGCGGCACTTATGCGTTGCCGGGCCTTACGGCGGGCACACACACGTTTCGCCTCTACAACCGCGGCGAAGACTGGATCAACCTCGCGTCGCTCCGATTCACCAACGTGGCCATCAACCAGGCCCGCGCCTACGGCTACCAGGGGCCGGAGCATGCGTACGGGTACGTCACCGACCAATCGTACGGCGAATGGGCCGATCCGGCAACCGTCGCGCCGCTCGCCGGGGTGAAGATTCGGCTGGCGGGGATGACGCCTTTTCAAGACTACGTGGGCGACTTTTACGATCCCAAAACCGGTCAGGCTATGGGGTCCGCGCCGGTGGCGTTGGTAGAAGGCAGTACCGACCTCGAACTGGCGTTGCCTCCTTTTGTGAAGGACGTGGCGTTCAAGGTCCATCCGGGAACGACCTCCCGTGCGGACGATGCCGCCCCGGAAGACCGCCAGCGCCTGCGTCTCTATCCCAAC
- a CDS encoding LytR/AlgR family response regulator transcription factor — translation MSIKALIVEDSRLARQELRHLLKDLPQVEVVGEAQDAPEARQLVASLRPDLMFLDIQLPGEDGFALLESLDYVPEVIFTTAYDAYALKAFEVNALDYLQKPIQPDRLAAALTKLPEKPTETGPPEVLGLHDKVFVRDGDRCWFVPLADIRLFEVDNNYTRIYFGEHRPMIPRTLNYMETRLDSRTFFRASRKHIVNIHWIDRIEPWFSHTLKLYLRTESAATPSEAIEVSRRQSSRFRDLMSF, via the coding sequence ATGTCGATCAAAGCCCTCATCGTCGAAGATTCTCGCCTGGCCCGTCAGGAACTCCGCCACCTGCTGAAAGACCTCCCACAGGTCGAAGTCGTCGGCGAAGCGCAGGATGCCCCCGAGGCGCGGCAACTCGTCGCCTCGCTCCGGCCCGACCTGATGTTTCTCGACATCCAGCTTCCCGGCGAAGACGGCTTTGCGCTGCTGGAAAGCCTCGACTACGTGCCCGAAGTGATCTTCACCACCGCCTACGATGCCTACGCGCTGAAGGCCTTCGAGGTGAATGCGCTCGACTACCTACAGAAACCCATCCAGCCCGACCGGCTGGCGGCGGCCCTCACCAAACTTCCCGAAAAGCCCACGGAAACGGGGCCACCCGAGGTGCTCGGCCTGCACGACAAGGTGTTTGTGCGTGACGGCGACCGCTGCTGGTTTGTGCCGCTGGCCGACATCCGGCTCTTCGAGGTCGATAACAACTACACGCGCATCTACTTCGGGGAGCACCGCCCCATGATTCCGCGGACGCTCAACTACATGGAGACGCGCCTCGACAGCCGCACGTTTTTCCGCGCCAGCCGCAAGCACATCGTCAACATCCACTGGATCGACCGCATCGAGCCCTGGTTCAGCCACACGCTCAAACTCTACCTCCGTACCGAATCCGCCGCCACTCCCAGCGAAGCGATCGAAGTCTCGCGCCGCCAGAGTAGTCGCTTCCGCGACCTCATGAGTTTCTAG
- a CDS encoding sensor histidine kinase, producing MRLTRPTLYWISQLVGWSLYGAIGLFFTAAFNGLTLKMVLSQGVITGTMLLTSHLLRHLLRRWGWLRLRPVPLLVRLPPLLLGLAVASLAVMVFVLVAVLHLYIWSDYNLFSLGGYALSTFMVYCWWTLLYFIIHVFEDRQRQEVEKWKLQAAVNEAELTALKSQLNPHFVFNSLNNIRALVLEDPHRAREMITHLSTLLRYTIQFNNQDRVPLKRELEVVQDYLTLESIHYEKRLRYQIEADPATLEVAVPPMTVQLLVENAIKHGIANRPQGGEVRVRTFRSGPLLEIEVQNSGQLESASAGTGIGLRNAAERLRLLFGEITEFTLENGSPDTVAARFRIPVA from the coding sequence ATGCGACTCACACGCCCGACCCTTTACTGGATCAGCCAGCTTGTCGGCTGGAGCCTTTACGGTGCCATCGGCCTGTTTTTCACGGCTGCCTTCAACGGCCTAACCCTCAAAATGGTCCTGTCGCAGGGCGTCATCACCGGCACCATGCTGCTGACTTCGCACCTCCTGCGGCACCTGCTGCGCCGGTGGGGATGGTTGCGGCTCCGGCCCGTTCCCCTGCTGGTACGCCTGCCTCCTCTCCTGCTGGGGCTGGCGGTGGCGAGTCTGGCGGTGATGGTGTTTGTGCTGGTAGCGGTGCTGCACCTCTACATCTGGTCGGACTACAATCTGTTTTCGCTGGGGGGCTACGCGCTGAGCACGTTCATGGTCTACTGCTGGTGGACGCTGTTGTACTTCATCATCCACGTGTTTGAAGACCGCCAGCGGCAGGAAGTGGAAAAGTGGAAGTTGCAGGCGGCGGTCAACGAGGCCGAACTGACGGCCCTCAAATCGCAGTTGAATCCGCATTTTGTCTTCAACAGCCTCAACAACATTCGGGCGCTGGTGTTGGAAGATCCCCACCGGGCACGCGAGATGATTACCCACCTGTCGACGCTGCTTCGGTACACGATTCAGTTCAACAACCAGGACCGGGTGCCGCTGAAGCGCGAACTGGAGGTGGTGCAGGATTACCTGACGCTGGAGTCGATCCACTACGAAAAGCGTCTGCGTTACCAGATTGAGGCCGATCCCGCCACGCTGGAAGTAGCCGTGCCGCCGATGACGGTGCAGTTGTTGGTCGAAAACGCCATCAAGCACGGCATTGCGAACCGACCGCAGGGCGGCGAAGTACGGGTACGGACGTTCCGGAGCGGACCGCTGCTCGAAATCGAGGTGCAAAATTCCGGACAACTGGAAAGCGCCAGCGCAGGTACCGGCATCGGTCTGCGCAACGCCGCCGAACGCCTGCGACTTCTGTTCGGCGAAATCACCGAATTTACGCTGGAAAACGGCTCACCCGACACCGTTGCCGCCCGATTTCGCATCCCGGTGGCTTAA
- a CDS encoding alpha/beta fold hydrolase, with protein sequence MKRLPYFLLLLVCCLTSASLRADPTAFTVEVTGQGQPMLLIPGLSSDGSVWDETVAHYRDRYECHVLTLAGFAGQAPLAQPDPFLPTVRDEIIAYIQEQHLEKPIIVGHSLGGFLALSLGIEAPDLVGPLVTVDGLPFLTAIQMPGATAESAKPLAENMRKVDTNQMPEQVRQQMALYLRTMISDSARIREATEWGVQSDPTTIGQAMYELYTTDLRADLPKIKVPTLAMGAWIGYKDYGATRETVLPAYQAQFQNLPHVQLELFDTAKHFIMWDDPEGFFRVLDQFLTPARGGAVVNK encoded by the coding sequence ATGAAACGCCTTCCCTACTTCCTTCTCTTGCTAGTGTGCTGCCTGACCAGTGCCTCTCTGCGGGCTGACCCGACGGCCTTTACGGTAGAAGTGACCGGTCAAGGACAACCGATGCTGCTCATTCCCGGCCTGTCGTCCGACGGCTCGGTCTGGGACGAAACGGTGGCGCACTACCGGGACCGTTACGAGTGCCATGTGCTGACGCTGGCCGGATTCGCCGGACAAGCGCCGCTGGCGCAACCCGATCCGTTTTTACCGACCGTCCGCGATGAGATCATTGCCTACATTCAGGAGCAGCACCTGGAAAAACCCATCATCGTAGGACACAGCCTCGGCGGTTTTCTGGCGCTTTCGTTGGGCATCGAAGCCCCCGACTTGGTCGGTCCTCTGGTAACGGTCGACGGCCTGCCGTTTCTCACGGCCATTCAGATGCCCGGTGCCACGGCCGAATCGGCGAAGCCCCTGGCCGAAAACATGCGCAAGGTGGATACCAACCAGATGCCCGAACAAGTCCGCCAGCAGATGGCCCTGTACCTGCGCACGATGATTTCCGACTCGGCGCGCATCCGGGAAGCCACCGAGTGGGGCGTGCAGTCAGACCCAACGACGATCGGGCAGGCGATGTACGAACTCTACACGACCGACCTGCGGGCCGACCTGCCCAAAATTAAGGTACCTACGCTGGCAATGGGCGCGTGGATCGGCTACAAAGACTACGGGGCCACCCGCGAAACGGTCCTCCCCGCCTACCAGGCGCAGTTCCAAAACCTGCCGCACGTGCAACTCGAACTGTTCGATACGGCTAAACACTTCATCATGTGGGACGATCCCGAAGGCTTCTTCCGGGTGCTGGATCAGTTTCTGACACCAGCGCGAGGGGGCGCGGTAGTGAATAAATGA
- a CDS encoding DUF7010 family protein, with translation MPIFNRTLDEHKQDFKNRKFLAMPLAGLFAWLVVGIAGLMLPTTVMVWVLFGMTGSIVYLGMAISKWTGEDFKDRTRPKNALDQLFFLTVGQALLVYALAIPFFLVDPTSLPLSVGILTGLMWLPLTWMIDHWVGAFHAVARTLVVLVLWYAFPEHRFVAIPFAIVLLYGVTIYVLHNRKIESGNRPAPQPTH, from the coding sequence ATGCCTATATTTAACCGAACGCTCGACGAGCACAAGCAAGATTTCAAGAACCGGAAATTTCTGGCCATGCCGCTGGCCGGGTTATTCGCCTGGCTGGTGGTGGGCATTGCCGGCCTGATGTTGCCGACAACCGTCATGGTCTGGGTCTTGTTCGGGATGACCGGCAGCATTGTGTACCTCGGCATGGCGATTTCGAAGTGGACGGGCGAAGATTTTAAGGACCGCACGCGACCGAAAAACGCACTTGACCAACTGTTTTTCCTGACCGTGGGGCAGGCCCTGTTGGTCTATGCGCTGGCCATTCCCTTCTTTCTTGTGGACCCGACGTCCCTGCCGCTGTCCGTCGGTATCCTGACCGGCCTGATGTGGCTGCCGCTCACCTGGATGATCGACCACTGGGTGGGCGCTTTCCATGCTGTGGCCCGGACGCTGGTCGTGCTTGTGCTGTGGTATGCATTTCCGGAACACCGCTTCGTGGCGATCCCGTTTGCCATTGTCTTGCTGTACGGGGTGACGATTTACGTCCTCCACAACCGGAAAATCGAATCCGGGAATCGTCCTGCGCCTCAACCGACTCACTAA